TTCAGTTCGAGCGTGCCGCGCGCCCCGAAGATGCGTAGGTGATCGAGCGGCGCCGGCGGCGCGCCATGCACGGCGAGATTGGCATTGACGGTGACGAGAACGCCATCGCTCGTCCGGCGCAGGACGACGCTTGCGACATCCTCCGCGACGATATCGCGATTGCTCCTCTCAAGCCGGGCATTGACCACCTCCATCTCGCCCAGAAGATATCTCAGCGTATCGAGATGATGGATCATGACCTCCATGACCAGCAATCGCTGCTGCGTCCGGAAGAACGGCTGGCGCATCAGCGCCGATCTCTTTCCCTCCGCATCCGCGATCATGCCGCTGGACAGGAATTCGAACTGCACCTGGCGGATCTCGCCGGCAAGCCCCTCGTCGAGCCACGCCTTCAGCCGTCGATAGTAAGCGCGGAACCGCCAGTTCTCGTGGATCATCAGCCTGCCCCTGCCGGAAAGGCTTGCCAGCAGGTCGACCGCCTCGCCGTAGGAGGGTGCGAGCGGCTTCTGGCAGATGATGTCGAGGCCCTTTGCTGCCGCCAGCCGGACCAGTTCGACATGAAACTCCCGCGGCGCGCAGATGTCGACGGCATCGAGCTGCTCGGCATCCAGCATCGCCCGCGCGCTCGCATAGCTGCGCGCGATATCGAAGGCGGCAAGCCGGGCTTCGACGGCGCTCGGCGACGGGTCGGCAATCGCCACGACCTCGGCTCTTTCCGATTGCCGCATCCATGCAGGCAGATGGTAGGCACTGACCCAGCCGGCACCGATAATGCCGATACGCCGTCGTTCCATCCCCATCATCGCGCCTCCTCTGCATCCAATTCCATTTTATCAATAATCTATCCTGCTTCTTCGCGAAAGCCAATCGGTCGATTGTCGAACGAAAGCGCGAATTTCGAGGATTCCCGTTGTATTTTATGGTGATCGCCGAAGAAATCCAAAAATACGATACAGTGACACCATCTTATTTATTGACAATCCTTCGTATCCCTCTACGCTGACACCACGGCCATGGATCAATTTGGCGAGGGAGGAACAGGTTTGTCGAACGGTCTTCGCCGCAAGCTGACGAGTTATGGCGATCAGGGATTCTCCCTTTTCCTGCGCAAAGCATTCATCAAGGCCATGGGTTATTCGGACGATGCGCTCCGCCGCCCGATCGTCGGCATCGCCAATACCTACAGTGATTTCAATCCCTGTCACGGCAATGTGCCGCAACTCATCGAGGCAACCAAGCGCGGCGTGATGCTGACGGGTGCGATGCCCATGGTGTTTCCGACGATCTCGATTCACGAGAGCTTTGCCTCGCCGACCTCGATGTATCTGCGCAATCTGATGGCGATGGAAACGGAAGAGATGATCCGCGCCCAGCCGATGGATGCCGTCGTCCTGATCGGCGGCTGCGACAAAACCCTGCCGGCCCAGATCATGGCCGCCGCGAGCAGCGAGATACCGGCGATCTTCCTGCCGACCGGGCCGATGGCCGTCGGCCACCACAAGGGCCAGCGGCTTGGCGCCTGCACGGATTGTCGCCGCTTCTGGGGACGCTTCCGCGCTGGAGAGATCGACGAGGCCGAGATCGCCGAGGTCAACAACAAGCTGGCCAGCTCGATCGGCACCTGCACGGTGATGGGCACGGCGAGCACCATGGCGAACCTGACTGAAGTCATGGGGCTCTGCCTTCCCCGCGCCGGTTCGGCGCCCGCGGTCGAATCCGAGCGTGTCCGCCTTGCCGAGGAGACGGGCCGTGTCGCGGCGCGCCTCGCCATGGATGAGGCCGCACCGACGGTGCGCGATATCCTGACGCCACAGGCAATCCGCAACGGCCTCGTCGCGCTTCAGGCGATGGGCGGCTCGACCAATGCCGTCGTTCATCTTGCCGCGATAACCGGCCGCCTCGGCCTGCGCCTCGACATGGCCGAACTCGACCGGCTGGGCCGAAGCATTCCCCTGCTCGTCGACCTGCAGCCCTCCGGCCAGCACTACATGGAGCAGTTCCACGAGGCGGGCGGCGTCCCGGCTCTGTTGAAGGCGGTGCGCCATGAAATTGACGGCAGCGCCCCGACGGTCTACGGCAGAACGATCGGCGAAATCATCGACGATGTCGTCGACGAACCGGGCCAGACCATCATCCGCACCGTCGAGAAACCGTTGAAGCCGATCGGAACGATCGCCGTCCTGTACGGCAATCTTGCGCCGCGCGGCGCCGTCATCAAACAATCGGCTGCCTCCAAGGAACTGCTCCAGCATATCGGACGCGCCGTGGTCTTCGATTCGGTCGAGGATATGACGCTGCGCATCGACAGCGACGATCTCGACGTCCATGCCGATGACGTTTTGGTTCTGCGCAATGCCGGACCAAAGGGTGCGCCCGGCATGCCGGAAGCCGGCTACCTACCCATCCCCCGCAAGCTCGCGCGGCAGGGCGTGAAGGACATGGTGCGGATTTCCGATGCCCGCATGAGCGGCACGGCCTTCGGCACCATCATCCTCCATATCGCGCCTGAAGCCGCCGATGGCGGCCCTCTGGCGATCGTCCGCACCGGCGATCGCATTCGCCTCGACGTCGAGGGCAGGCGCATCGACCTTGACATCGACCAGGCGGAATTCGATCGCCGCATGCTTGATGTCGTCAACCGGCCCTCCCCGGCCCCGGCGCGCGGCTATGCCAAGCTCTATCAGGAGCGCGTGCTCCAGGCTGACGAAGGCGCCGACTTCGACTTCCTGCAAAGCGAGGAGTTCGACGCGCGATGAGCGCCGCTGATATCGAGGCACCGCTTTGCCTGCCCCACCGGCCGCTGACGCGGCTGCCTCGGGCGGCACTGCCGCAAGGCACGGTCGATACGCATTTCCACGTCTTTCGCGCTGGCGCTCGGCTCAATACCCCACGTAGCTACACGCCTGACATTGCGACGATTTCCGACTGGATCGAATTCTCCGGCAGCCTTGGCATCGCCAGAGGCGTTTTGGTGCAGCCAAGCGTCTATGGCCTCGACAACAGGGTGCTGCTGGAGGGACTGGCCGCCTATCCAGATCGTCTGCGCGGCATCGTCGTCATCGATCCCGAAACCGCGGAGACCGAAATCGAGCGGCTCGACCGGCTCGGCGTGCGCGGCGTGCGGATCAACACGCGCAACAAGGGCGGCCTCCCGCTCGCCGCCGCCAGGACATTGGCGGAAAGCATAGCCCCTCTCGGCTGGTCGCTGCAATTGCAGATCAATCCCGAACAACTTCCCGATATCGCGGCAGCCCTGTCCGGCATTCGCCTGCCCATCGTCATCGATCATCTCGGCTTCATTCCGCTTGCCACGGAGACGAGATCACGGCATGTCGATGGGCTGAGAAGGCTGATGGACGCGGCTGATACCTATGTCAAAGTCACCGCACCCTACCGCTTGACGAAGGACATGAACGACCAAGGTTTCGCCGAAGTCGGCCGCGCCCTCGCCGCCACCCACGCAGAAAGGCTGCTCTGGGGCAGCGACTGGCCGCATACCGAATTGTGGGACGGCATGCCCGATGACTCTGAGCTGGTAGAGACCATGCAGGCCGCCATCGACGACCCCGCGGTTGCAGAAAAGATTTTTGTTCGAAATGCCGAAGCGCTGTTCTTCGGCCGCTGAATTGGAGAGCACCAATGGCCAGACTGACCGAGGATGCCAAGGGCGTCTATGTGATCGCCGTAACCCCCTTCACCGATGACGGCGCGCTCGATCTCGCCAGCATCGACAGCATGGTCGATTTCTATGAAGGCGCCGGCGTGACCGGCCTGACGGTGCTCGGCCAGCTTGGCGAGGCTCCGAAGCTGACCGCCGAAGAATCGCGAACCGTGGTCGAGCGCGTATTGAAGCGCCTCGACGGGCGGCTCCCGGTCGTTGTTGGCGTTTCGGCGCCAGGGCTTGCGCCGATGAGCGAGCTCGCCGAAGCCGTCATGCGTGAGGGTGCCGCCGGTGTCATGGTCGCGCCACCCTGGACCGTCAAGACCGACGATCAGGCTTTCGCCTTCTACCAGTCGGTCGGCGAGGCCCTGGGCGATACGCCCTTCGTGCTGCAGGATTATCCGCTCACCACCAATGTGACGATTGCGCCCAAGGTCATCGAGCGCATCGTCAACGAGGTGCCGAACTGCGTCATGCTCAAGCATGAGGATTGGCCGGGTCTTTCGAAAATCTCGGCACTTCGCGCCGCCAGCGAAAAGGGCGCCATGCGGCGTATCTCCATCCTCTGCGGCAATGGCGGGCTTTTCCTGCCCGAAGAAATGGGCCGCGGCGCCGATGGCGCCATGACCGGCTTTTGTTATCCCGAGATGATGGTTGGTGTCGTCGAGGCCTATGCCGCCGGAAATCCCGATCGCGCCCATGCGATCTTCGATGCCTATCTGCCGCTCGCCCGCTACGAACAGCAACAGGGCATCGGTCTTGCCTCGCGTAAATATGTGCTTGCCAAGCGCGGTGTGATCAAGTCCGCCACCCTGCGCAAGCCGGGCGCCAAGCTCTCGGCGCTTGATATTGCCGATGTCGAGCGGCTGCTGGCGCGCCAGGCCATCCGCCTCAAGGAGATCGGGGCGTAGCACACCGGCGCAAATCCGAAGCCGCTGGATCATCGCTATGGCGCTGCAGCGCGAGCAGATGCGTATATCCATCTCGTCCGTGGGGTTGAAACCCGAGCGACTCCCAGAACTTCGCTGCACCATCGTTCCCCGCATGAACGGTGACGACAGTGCAGAAGGAACGCGCATGATCGAGCAGAGCCAGGGCAAGAATCCGGCCGATGCCGCGCCCGCGCGTTGCAGGACGAACGTAGAAACGCCGCATCCGCAACACCCCGGACATGGCCGTTTCGACGGTCATGCTACCGATGCCGGCGAGCGCGTCGTCGACATAGGCTCCAAGCAGCCTTTCACCGTCACGCTGGAACCTGTTGTCGCCGGTCGACCATTCGTCGATAAGACGGGTGATATGGAGATAGCCTTCTTGCCGGGCCTCGCTTTCGAGATCTGCGATCTCCTGTGGCAATCGATCGCGGAGCCGGCGGATATTGATCGTCATGGCAATGCCGGTGGTTAGATGTTAGATTGCAGGAACCGGTATCTCGCGGCGCGTCGGCGCAGCCGGCAGGCCGACCGGCGCGAAACTCGCGTCACCATCTCTAGCCATGTCGTGCACGGTATGTTTCTCCAGCGCCTTGGTCACCTCATTGAGGTCGCCGTCCAGCTGTTCGGCCGGAATGAGATTGCCGATGACGAAATCGAAGCGGTCGCCGCGTTTGTTCAGCAGTTCGTGGAACACAGTCATGTCGCGAAGCTCCGTCGACCATTTCGCCAGCCAGTAGAACAGCCCCGAATTGCGCGCCGTAATATGGACGGGAAGGATCGGCAGATTGTATTTGCGCGCCAGCCCGACGGCCGAGGTCTTCCATGGCCGTTCGTTCAGACGGCCGTTCGCCCAATAGGCGATGCGGCCTGAGGGAAAGAGCACTGTCGCCTTGCCTTCCTTCACCGCATGGTTGGTCAGCTGCAGCGTTTCACGCGCCTTCAGCTTGCTCTTATGCTCCTCCCGCCATTCGACGGGAATGATCATCTCGGCAAAGCGCGGATTGACGCGGATGGCATCGCGATTGGCGAAGAACATCATGTCCGGCCGTCGCGTTTTCAAAAGATCGAACACGGCAACGCCGTCGGCGATGCCGGTCGGATGGTTGCTGACGAGGATGAAGCCGCCCGAGGCTGGAATGCGCTCGCCATTGGTGATGCCGATGTCGAGCCTCAGCACATCGCTCAGATATTCGAACGACTGGAAGCCCGGCATTTTGGCGACCGCATTGGCGAATTCGAGCGCCTTGTTGTAGCGCAGCAGCGTGTAGAGGAACGGCCGCATGAGCGGCCAGAGCGGATTTTTCACGATCCTCTGGCCGCGTTCGGCAATCAGCGTATCGACGATATGACCGGGCTTTCCCTGTGAAACGAGAGCGATCGCTTCCGCGATCTGTCCGAAAGCCGTCATGGAATCGCGCCGTGCCATGAAAGATCCTGTCTATGGGGTATAAGCTATCGCAATAGAATATGATCGAAGGATGACAAAGGCTTGGCCGGCATTATCAATTCCATAACTGTTCCTGCTCCAAATTGGCGGACTTGAAGGCAAAATCAAGGCCCGCAACGTGAACGAACTGCTTGTTATCGCCGATCAGCGCCTGATGGCGGAGCGTGCCGCATGGCTTGAAAACCTCGCCCACGAGCGCCGTCTTTCCGAGCACACGCTCGACGCTTACGAGCGCGACACCCGCCAGTTTCTCACCTTTATGACCGGCCATCTCGCCGGCCCGGTGACGCTTGGCGATATCAGGGAGTTGCGCTCCGCCGATTTCCGCGCCTTCCTGGCGGCCCGGCGCAAGCAGGGCTCCGGCGCCCGCTCGCTCGGCCGCAATCTCGCCGGTCTTCGCTCGCTGCTGCGCCATCTCGAAAAGAAGGGCTTGGTCAACGCCGCCGGTGCTGCCGCGGTGCGCTCGCCGAAACAGCCGAAATCGCTGCCCAAGCCGCTGTCGGACACCCAGGCGATCACCGTCGTCAGCGACGACGCCCAGCTCCATGACGAACCCTGGATTGCGGCGCGCGATGCGGCTGTCATGACGCTGCTCTACGGCTGTGGCCTGCGCATCTCCGAGGCGCTGGATCTTACTCCCACCGACCTGCAGAAGGGCGCGACGACGCTGCGCATCACCGGCAAGGGCAACAAGACGCGGCTGGTGCCGCTGCTCTCTGTGGTTTTCGATGCGGTCGAGAAATATCGCACGCTCTGCCCCTACCATCTCGAAAGCGGCGAACCGTTGTTTCGCGGCGCCCGCGGCGGCAAGCTGCAGGCGGCGATCATCCAACGCACCATGCAGAAGATGCGCAGCGCCTTCGGTCTGCCGGAGACGGCGACACCGCATGCACTGCGCCATTCCTTCGCCACCCACCTGCTTGCCGGCGGCGGCGATCTGCGCACCATCCAGGAGTTGCTCGGCCATGCCAGCCTTTCCACAACACAGGTCTATACCGGCGTCGATGCATCGCGGCTGCTCGAGGTGTATGATCGGGCGCATCCGCGAGCGTAGCGCATCGGCCCGAAAATCGGACCGATTTTCGGAAAAGCACGATGCGTAGATTGAAAGTGTTACAGCGTCCTTTGCGCGTCTGAAAGACGCGCAAAGGACGCTATAATGCATGTCGCCCAAAAGTGCGCAGCGGTTATGAAGCAACGACATGCATAAACGATAGGCTTAAAGCGCATCGCATGGATGCGATTGAATGTGAGGCGCTTTAAGCTCTCGTTAAGGCATTCTCTTAAAGGAATATGCGCAAGCCGGGCGTAGAGCATGAACGCACAAGGCATGTGATCGGAACACCCATCATGACGACATCAATCGGCCGCCGGACGTCTTACCTCGCAGTGCCGGCCAATCTGTTGCTCTGGCTGATCGCAGCCTTTCACATGCTGCTTCTTGCCGCCCTGTTTGGCGCCTTCCTGACGGCAAGGCCGGCAGCGGCCGAAGACGTCGCCTGCACCGGCCGCAATCTGATGGTCGAGCTGCGACAGAACGACCCTGCCCGCTACGCAGAGGCGCTGAAGGAAGCCGACGCCACGCCGAACGGCAAGGGTATCTTCTGGAAGATCGAGAAGCCGGGATTGGCACCGTCGTGGCTGCTCGGCAGCATGCATGTCACCGATCCGCGCGTGCTGGCCCTGCCGCCACGCGCCCAGGCAGCCCACGACGCCGCCGACACGATCATCATCGAATCCGACGAGATCCTCGATGAGCGGAAGGCGACCGCCGCCCTGCTCGCAAAGCCGGAACTGACGATGTTCACCGACGGCACGACGATCGACATGCTGCTTTCCCCCGAGGACTACAAACGTCTCGAAACCGGCCTCAAGCAGCGCGGTATCCCGATCAGCGCCGTTTCCCGGATGCGGCCCTGGATGATTTCGAGCGCCGTCGCCCTGCCGGCCTGCGAAATCGCCCGCAAGGCAAAAGGCGCGCAGTTCCTCGACCAGAAGATCGCCACCGATGCCATTGCCCAGGGCAAGCAGGTCAAGGGGCTGGAAACTCTTGCCGAGCAGATCCAGGCCATGGCCGATCTGCCGGTCGAATTCCATCTGAAATCGCTGATCGAGACGCTGGAACTCGGCGACAAGATGAGCGACGTCGTCGAGACGATGACCGACCTCTACCTCTCCGGTGATATCGGCATGACCATGCCGATGCTGAAAACCGTGACACCAGAGGAAGAAGGCGAAAACAGCGATTATGCCGCTTTCGAGCAGCGCGTCATCCTTGACCGCAACAAGGTGATGGCCGAGCGCGCAGCGCCCATCCTCGACAGCGGCAACGTCTTCATGGCCGTCGGCGCCCTGCACCTGCCCGGCAAGGACGGCGTCATCGAACTGCTGCGCCAGCAGGGCTTCACCGTGACAGCTGTAAATTAAGCATTCAGTGCCAAGATTGACGGATGGGACATGCTTGGCAAAATAGGCCTTGTGCACCGGATGGGCGGCGTGAAAACGAGCTCTGGTTCGGGAAGCGAATTAATTTCGCCGGAGATGGAAACTATAAATCGGCCCAGCTTTTTGCCGCCACCGCGGAAACACAAATTGAAAGCTATTCGCAGTTTACGAACGGTCGCGATTCTTGCCGCTTCCAGCATCCCATGCATCGCCACCGCCACTCAGAGTAATCGACTTCCGCTGGGGAGATATTGCGGGGAGCTCCTGTCGAACGGCATCATGGCAGAGGCGCAGACAACGTTCGGTCCGAGTGTCACAGACGGCAAGATAAGCGGAAGCTACGTATTCTTCGAGGAAGGGCAGACTGTCACGGGCTTGCTGGCTGAGCCGAGCGACGACGGTGATGGAAGTGACTTAACGCGCAATCTCGTTTGGCAGGACAGGTATGGCCACGGGAATCTGGTTATAACCTTCACATCGGATTTCTCCGAATTCCAAGGATACTGGAGTGACGGAGGGAAGGCGTCTTTTCCATGGAACGGGATGCGTTGCGAACCAACGATAAGCTAAATTAAACTCCCAATTGTGCCACCTCATCGATTAACGGGGCAAGGCGCATGTGATCGCTTATGCCGAAGGTCAGCCGAGCGTCATGCGGCGCAGAACATTGCTTTTCCAATAGAACTGATGGACGAGGGCGCCGGCGATATGCGCCGCGATCAGCGCCCAGAGAATGATCTTCAGGACATCCGCGTGGAACGAACCGGCGGGATCGATACCGAAATAGTAGGCGGCGATGCCCGAAAGCGGCATCGCGAAGATCAGGATGTAGAGGCCGGCATGGGCAAGCCTCGCTGCAAGGCGGAAGATCGCCGGCTCCTGCACGACCTCGTCCGGAACGCCCTTGGTAAAACGCAGCCCGAGCCTGAGGACGGCAAGCAGCAGGATGGCGATGCCGACATAGGCATGGATATTCGCCGACGAAATCTGCTCCGGCGTCGGTACCTGGCCTCTGCGCATCAGCCGATGCCAGATATTCATGCCGTCGGGAAACAGCAGATTGAAGAAGATCAGCAGCGCCACGGCCCAGTGAAGAAAACGCTGGCTCAGGCTGTAAGTCACGATGGACGGCTGCTGCATTTCTGGACCTTCGCGGATGCTGAACTCAACGATACGCAACAACTAAACAACCGCTTGCCTTCCGGCAAGCGGCTGTATGCTTTGTTACGAATATGTAAGATTACATATGGATCGGCTTGAAGAAGGTTGCGAGCGCAGCCTCTTTCACCGCTTCCGACATTGTGGGATGCGCGTGGCAGGTACGGCCGAGATCTTCCGAAGAACCGCCGAACTCCATCAGTACGGCGATCTCGTGGATCATCTCGCCGGCGCCGAAGCCGACGATATGGCCGCCGAGCACCCGGTCGGTTTCCTTGTCGGCAAGGATCTTGACGAAGCCGTCCGTTGCCAGCATCGCGCGAGCGCGGCCGTTCGCCGTGAATGGGAACTTGCCGACCTTGTAGGCGACGCCTGCCGCCTTCAGCTCTTCCTCGGTCTTGCCGACGGAAGCGATTTCCGGCTGGGTATAGACGACGCTCGGAATGACCTCGTAGTTCACATGGCCGTGCTGTCCGGCGAGGATTTCGGCAAGCGCCACGCCCTCGTCTTCCGCCTTGTGCGCCAGCATCGGACCCTTGACCACATCGCCGATCGCATAGATGCCGGCGATATTGGTCTTGAAGTGACCGTCGATCTCGACACGGCCGCGATTGTCGAGCGTAACACCGGCCTCTTCGAGGCCGAGGCCGGCCGTATATGGCTTGCGTCCGGTGGCAATCAGCACGACTTCGGCGTCGAGCGTCACCTTGTCGCCGCCCTTGACGGGCTCGAAAGTGACCTTGGCGCCCTTGTCGCCCTTTTCGACGCCTGTGACCTTGGCGCTGAGATTGAAATCGATGCCCTGCTTGGCAAGCATACGCTGGAATTGCTTGGAGACTTCGCCGTCCATGCCGCCAAGGATGGTGTCGAGATATTCGACGACGGTGACCTTGGCGCCGAGGCGCGACCAGACGGAACCGAGTTCGAGGCCGATGACGCCACCGCCGACGACGATCAGCGTTTCCGGCACCTTCTCCAGTGCGATGCCGCCGGTGGAGGAGATGATGGTCTTTTCGTCGATCTCGACCTGCACGCCGGGAATGCCGGCGACGTCGGAGCCGGTGGCGATGACGATGTTCTTGCCTTCGATCTCCTGCACCTTGCCGTCATCTGCGGTGACGGAAACCTTGCCGGCCGAGACGATCTTGCCGGTGCCCTGGAAGGTATCGATCTTGTTCTTCTTGAAGAGGAAGGCGACGCCGTCGACATTCGACTTCACCGTCGCATCCTTGTGGGCCATCATATTGCCGAGATTGAGCGTCGGCGCCGGCACGTCGATACCGAGCGCGCTCATCCCGTGGCCGGCCTGATGGAACATTTCGGAGGCATGCAGCAGCGCCTTCGATGGAATGCAGCCGACGTTCAGGCAGGTGCCGCCATAGGTCGCCCGCTTTTCGACGACGGCGACCTTGAGGCCAAGCTGGGCCGCCTTGACGGCGCACACATAGCCGCCCGGACCAGTTCCGATAATGATCACATCGTAGGACATTGCTTCTTTCCCTTTGGATTTCGTTTAATCGGCCGCGCGCAAGATCAGGCCGAGGAATTCGAGAATATATTGCAGGTTGTTTTTCCCAGTCGTTCTAGCGGCCGCCGCTCACATTGAGGATCGCGCCGGTTATATAGGAGGCCGAAGGTGACAGAAGATAGAGGATCGCATCCGCCACCTCCTCGGGCGTGCCCGCGCGCTGCATCGGGATCGACGGCGCCAGTTCCCGCGGCCGATCCGGCAGGCCGCCGGAGGCATGAAGGTCGGTTTCGATGACGCCGGGCCTTATCGCATTCACGCGGATACCCTCGGCTGCGACCTCGCGCGCCAGCCCGACGGTGAAGGTGTCGATCGCCGCCTTCGAGGCGGCATAATCGACATACTGCGTCGCCGAACCGAGGACCGCCGCCATCGACGAGATGTTGACGATCGCTCCTCCCTGCCCGCCATGCCGGCTCGACATGCGGCGTATGGCCTCTGCGGCGCAGAGTATCGAGCCTGTCACATTGACGCGTAGCATGCGCTCGATCCGCTCCGCCGACATCTCGTCGATGCGCTGGGGATAATCGACGATGCCGGCATTGTTGACGAGCCCGTCGAGCCGGCCGAAATGCCGGTCGACTGCCGTAAACATCGAGACGATATCCGCAGCCTTGCCGACATCGCCCTGGATCGCCACGGCCTCGCCGCCATCCTCGACAATCGCAGCCACGACGGCATCCGCAGCTTGACGGTTGGCGGCGTAGTTCACCGCGACACGCCAGCCCTGGCGCGCGGCAAGCCGTGAAGCCGCAGCGCCGATACCCCGGCTTCCGCCGGTAATGAGAACAACAGGTGTATCGCTCATGTCGCACACTCCTTAAATGTCAGCACATCCCAGGGTGCCACCACGGCCTTGCCCTCGCCCCAGGCGCTGGATTCGCGGATGGCGGGACCAAGGCCGGGAAGCACGAGCTTTTCAGCCGCCTCAGCGCCTTCGGGCTGCAGATTGTCCATCTCACCCTCGGCATCCATGCCATAAACGGCGCCCTGCCAGACCGTGCAGGCATTGAGATCGGCGCCGGTCGCATCACCCTCGGGGCAGTTGAACATCAGGATGCCGATGGCGCGCACCGGATCTTCCGACGGCATGACATAACCTTCCATCACGACTGACGTCTTCAGCGCGCTGACCTTGAACTGGTTGCTGGCGGCGGCCGATGGAGAATTCAGCGGTGCAAAGCGCAATTCATAGGCACCATCGCGATCGACGTAGACGGCCTGCTCCTGCTTGCATGCGGCACCTAAGGTGGAGGCCGGAACGACGAAAAACGCCGCGGTTGCGATTGCAGCCACGCCTGTCCGTCTTGCCGTGATCCCGATCCTTCCGCTCATTGCAGCTTCGGCTCCTTCCGCCCGTCGGCGTTCTCGACAACGCTGAAATCCGTCAGCAGCACCAGCGCGCGGCCATCCCTGTCGAGCCCCCAGAAGGCTGGATAGAAACCGTCGCCCCAGCCGCTCCAGAACACCGCGACATTGCCTCGTCTGCCGGCGACCGGCCGGTGCAGCGCATAAGTGCCCTTGTTGGCCTCAAGGTCCG
This Rhizobium brockwellii DNA region includes the following protein-coding sequences:
- a CDS encoding Gfo/Idh/MocA family protein, which produces MMGMERRRIGIIGAGWVSAYHLPAWMRQSERAEVVAIADPSPSAVEARLAAFDIARSYASARAMLDAEQLDAVDICAPREFHVELVRLAAAKGLDIICQKPLAPSYGEAVDLLASLSGRGRLMIHENWRFRAYYRRLKAWLDEGLAGEIRQVQFEFLSSGMIADAEGKRSALMRQPFFRTQQRLLVMEVMIHHLDTLRYLLGEMEVVNARLERSNRDIVAEDVASVVLRRTSDGVLVTVNANLAVHGAPPAPLDHLRIFGARGTLELNGNLLSAEGAQQRQESFDPDETYQGAYDATIAHFLDSLDGRVAMETSPGDNIKTLALVEDIYRLSRFDPERNPL
- a CDS encoding IlvD/Edd family dehydratase; amino-acid sequence: MSNGLRRKLTSYGDQGFSLFLRKAFIKAMGYSDDALRRPIVGIANTYSDFNPCHGNVPQLIEATKRGVMLTGAMPMVFPTISIHESFASPTSMYLRNLMAMETEEMIRAQPMDAVVLIGGCDKTLPAQIMAAASSEIPAIFLPTGPMAVGHHKGQRLGACTDCRRFWGRFRAGEIDEAEIAEVNNKLASSIGTCTVMGTASTMANLTEVMGLCLPRAGSAPAVESERVRLAEETGRVAARLAMDEAAPTVRDILTPQAIRNGLVALQAMGGSTNAVVHLAAITGRLGLRLDMAELDRLGRSIPLLVDLQPSGQHYMEQFHEAGGVPALLKAVRHEIDGSAPTVYGRTIGEIIDDVVDEPGQTIIRTVEKPLKPIGTIAVLYGNLAPRGAVIKQSAASKELLQHIGRAVVFDSVEDMTLRIDSDDLDVHADDVLVLRNAGPKGAPGMPEAGYLPIPRKLARQGVKDMVRISDARMSGTAFGTIILHIAPEAADGGPLAIVRTGDRIRLDVEGRRIDLDIDQAEFDRRMLDVVNRPSPAPARGYAKLYQERVLQADEGADFDFLQSEEFDAR
- a CDS encoding amidohydrolase family protein; amino-acid sequence: MSAADIEAPLCLPHRPLTRLPRAALPQGTVDTHFHVFRAGARLNTPRSYTPDIATISDWIEFSGSLGIARGVLVQPSVYGLDNRVLLEGLAAYPDRLRGIVVIDPETAETEIERLDRLGVRGVRINTRNKGGLPLAAARTLAESIAPLGWSLQLQINPEQLPDIAAALSGIRLPIVIDHLGFIPLATETRSRHVDGLRRLMDAADTYVKVTAPYRLTKDMNDQGFAEVGRALAATHAERLLWGSDWPHTELWDGMPDDSELVETMQAAIDDPAVAEKIFVRNAEALFFGR
- a CDS encoding dihydrodipicolinate synthase family protein — translated: MARLTEDAKGVYVIAVTPFTDDGALDLASIDSMVDFYEGAGVTGLTVLGQLGEAPKLTAEESRTVVERVLKRLDGRLPVVVGVSAPGLAPMSELAEAVMREGAAGVMVAPPWTVKTDDQAFAFYQSVGEALGDTPFVLQDYPLTTNVTIAPKVIERIVNEVPNCVMLKHEDWPGLSKISALRAASEKGAMRRISILCGNGGLFLPEEMGRGADGAMTGFCYPEMMVGVVEAYAAGNPDRAHAIFDAYLPLARYEQQQGIGLASRKYVLAKRGVIKSATLRKPGAKLSALDIADVERLLARQAIRLKEIGA
- a CDS encoding GNAT family N-acetyltransferase, which translates into the protein MTINIRRLRDRLPQEIADLESEARQEGYLHITRLIDEWSTGDNRFQRDGERLLGAYVDDALAGIGSMTVETAMSGVLRMRRFYVRPATRGRGIGRILALALLDHARSFCTVVTVHAGNDGAAKFWESLGFQPHGRDGYTHLLALQRHSDDPAASDLRRCATPRSP
- a CDS encoding GNAT family N-acetyltransferase; its protein translation is MARRDSMTAFGQIAEAIALVSQGKPGHIVDTLIAERGQRIVKNPLWPLMRPFLYTLLRYNKALEFANAVAKMPGFQSFEYLSDVLRLDIGITNGERIPASGGFILVSNHPTGIADGVAVFDLLKTRRPDMMFFANRDAIRVNPRFAEMIIPVEWREEHKSKLKARETLQLTNHAVKEGKATVLFPSGRIAYWANGRLNERPWKTSAVGLARKYNLPILPVHITARNSGLFYWLAKWSTELRDMTVFHELLNKRGDRFDFVIGNLIPAEQLDGDLNEVTKALEKHTVHDMARDGDASFAPVGLPAAPTRREIPVPAI
- a CDS encoding tyrosine recombinase XerC; amino-acid sequence: MNELLVIADQRLMAERAAWLENLAHERRLSEHTLDAYERDTRQFLTFMTGHLAGPVTLGDIRELRSADFRAFLAARRKQGSGARSLGRNLAGLRSLLRHLEKKGLVNAAGAAAVRSPKQPKSLPKPLSDTQAITVVSDDAQLHDEPWIAARDAAVMTLLYGCGLRISEALDLTPTDLQKGATTLRITGKGNKTRLVPLLSVVFDAVEKYRTLCPYHLESGEPLFRGARGGKLQAAIIQRTMQKMRSAFGLPETATPHALRHSFATHLLAGGGDLRTIQELLGHASLSTTQVYTGVDASRLLEVYDRAHPRA
- a CDS encoding TraB/GumN family protein — its product is MTTSIGRRTSYLAVPANLLLWLIAAFHMLLLAALFGAFLTARPAAAEDVACTGRNLMVELRQNDPARYAEALKEADATPNGKGIFWKIEKPGLAPSWLLGSMHVTDPRVLALPPRAQAAHDAADTIIIESDEILDERKATAALLAKPELTMFTDGTTIDMLLSPEDYKRLETGLKQRGIPISAVSRMRPWMISSAVALPACEIARKAKGAQFLDQKIATDAIAQGKQVKGLETLAEQIQAMADLPVEFHLKSLIETLELGDKMSDVVETMTDLYLSGDIGMTMPMLKTVTPEEEGENSDYAAFEQRVILDRNKVMAERAAPILDSGNVFMAVGALHLPGKDGVIELLRQQGFTVTAVN
- a CDS encoding cytochrome b, whose amino-acid sequence is MQQPSIVTYSLSQRFLHWAVALLIFFNLLFPDGMNIWHRLMRRGQVPTPEQISSANIHAYVGIAILLLAVLRLGLRFTKGVPDEVVQEPAIFRLAARLAHAGLYILIFAMPLSGIAAYYFGIDPAGSFHADVLKIILWALIAAHIAGALVHQFYWKSNVLRRMTLG